The following are encoded in a window of Planctomycetota bacterium genomic DNA:
- a CDS encoding ketoacyl-ACP synthase III has product MNQKVSIVSTGSFLPGKILTNADLQKMVDTSNEWIMERTGIKERHVISNGEATSDLAVKAAQNALAQANLSPEDLDLIIVGTVTPDQLVSSTACYVQNKLGARQIAAFDVSAACTGFIYSLTVGRQFVLGGHYKNVLVAGAESLTSATNYADRNTCILFGDGAGAVILQPGDHGHEILYTSIFSDGSGSEMMSRPSGGSKMPNTVETIQNRLQYIQLRGREVFKFAVMKMVQLIKDSLSKTKLSIKDVALIIPHQVNMRILEAAAEKLEFPMDKIFINIERVGNTSAASIPIALDEAARNGMMKKGDIIILVAFGGGLTWGSAVIRW; this is encoded by the coding sequence ATGAACCAGAAAGTTTCTATCGTTTCAACAGGCTCTTTCCTGCCGGGAAAAATCCTGACCAACGCGGATTTACAGAAGATGGTGGATACCAGCAACGAATGGATTATGGAGCGGACCGGCATAAAAGAACGCCACGTCATAAGCAACGGAGAGGCGACTTCCGACCTGGCGGTCAAGGCTGCCCAAAACGCCCTTGCCCAGGCGAATCTATCACCGGAAGACCTGGATTTAATCATCGTCGGCACGGTTACTCCCGACCAGCTCGTTTCATCTACCGCCTGTTACGTCCAAAACAAATTAGGCGCGCGCCAGATTGCGGCCTTCGATGTTTCCGCCGCCTGCACCGGATTTATTTATTCACTTACCGTCGGCCGCCAGTTTGTGCTGGGCGGTCATTATAAAAATGTCCTGGTCGCGGGAGCCGAATCGCTCACCAGCGCGACAAATTACGCCGACCGCAATACCTGCATCCTTTTCGGGGACGGCGCAGGGGCCGTTATTCTCCAGCCGGGCGACCACGGCCATGAAATACTTTATACCAGTATCTTTTCCGACGGCTCCGGCAGCGAGATGATGAGCCGCCCTTCAGGCGGGTCAAAAATGCCCAATACGGTGGAAACAATCCAAAACCGCCTGCAATATATCCAGCTCAGGGGACGCGAAGTCTTTAAGTTCGCGGTCATGAAAATGGTCCAGCTTATCAAGGATTCGCTTTCTAAAACAAAACTGTCCATAAAGGACGTCGCGCTAATAATCCCCCACCAGGTTAATATGCGCATCCTGGAAGCCGCAGCAGAAAAGCTGGAATTTCCCATGGATAAGATTTTTATCAATATCGAGCGTGTCGGCAACACCTCGGCCGCTTCCATCCCGATTGCCCTTGACGAAGCCGCCCGTAACGGCATGATGAAAAAGGGAGATATTATTATCCTTGTCGCCTTCGGCGGAGGACTCACCTGGGGCTCGGCCGTTATCCGCTGGTGA
- the plsX gene encoding phosphate acyltransferase PlsX: protein MKIALDAMGGDFAPAETVRGAVLAAQNNPDITILMVGTPDALEKEFASVGAKPKNIEIVASSQTVEMSESPVDAIRRKPDSSLFKSINLVKKGEASAIISAGNTGAAVAGSTMTLGFLPNVKRPGIAIPVPSKNGICYVIDAGANIYCNPLHLLQYGIMASVYCQQAKNIANPRVGVLNIGEEDSKGNELVKQTIELFRKTELNFIGSVEGRGIFEGQCEVVVCEGFVGNVLLKTVEGFAEFMLKSISAQAANYCKDNGGTEPIKNILGKIKERTDYAEYGGAPLLGLNGIVIISHGRSNAKAIANAIKVAGESTRHNLTEEINKGLNTVQKHISWMDVLKSWRATHR, encoded by the coding sequence ATGAAGATTGCTTTAGATGCAATGGGCGGTGATTTTGCACCGGCTGAAACCGTCCGTGGAGCCGTCCTGGCCGCCCAAAATAATCCTGATATAACCATCCTGATGGTAGGCACTCCGGACGCGCTGGAAAAAGAGTTTGCCTCCGTCGGCGCCAAACCTAAAAACATTGAAATCGTCGCCTCTTCCCAGACGGTGGAAATGTCCGAATCACCGGTGGACGCCATCAGGCGCAAGCCGGATTCCTCTTTATTTAAAAGCATCAATCTGGTCAAAAAAGGGGAAGCCTCTGCCATAATTTCCGCCGGTAATACGGGTGCTGCAGTCGCCGGCTCCACCATGACGCTCGGTTTTCTCCCTAATGTCAAAAGGCCCGGAATTGCCATACCGGTCCCCAGCAAAAACGGGATTTGTTACGTTATTGACGCGGGCGCTAATATTTATTGCAACCCGCTTCACCTTTTGCAATACGGAATCATGGCCTCGGTTTACTGCCAACAGGCAAAAAATATCGCCAACCCGCGCGTCGGCGTATTAAATATCGGGGAAGAGGATTCCAAAGGCAACGAGCTTGTCAAACAAACCATCGAGCTTTTCAGGAAAACGGAACTCAACTTTATCGGGAGCGTCGAAGGGCGCGGCATTTTTGAAGGACAATGTGAAGTAGTAGTCTGCGAAGGGTTCGTCGGGAATGTCCTTTTAAAAACGGTCGAGGGATTCGCCGAATTTATGCTGAAATCAATTTCCGCCCAGGCGGCAAATTACTGCAAAGACAACGGCGGAACGGAACCGATAAAAAACATACTGGGCAAGATAAAAGAACGGACGGATTACGCCGAATACGGCGGGGCTCCGCTTTTGGGCTTAAACGGAATCGTCATAATTTCCCACGGGCGTTCAAATGCCAAAGCCATTGCCAACGCCATAAAAGTGGCCGGGGAATCCACGCGCCATAACCTCACGGAAGAAATCAATAAAGGGCTGAACACGGTCCAAAAACATATTTCGTGGATGGATGTGCTTAAAAGCTGGAGAGCCACTCATCGTTAA